A window of Apodemus sylvaticus chromosome 9, mApoSyl1.1, whole genome shotgun sequence contains these coding sequences:
- the Fzd5 gene encoding frizzled-5 — MARPDPSAPPSLLLLLLAQLVGRAAAASKAPVCQEITVPMCRGIGYNLTHMPNQFNHDTQDEAGLEVHQFWPLVEIHCSPDLRFFLCSMYTPICLPDYHKPLPPCRSVCERAKAGCSPLMRQYGFAWPERMSCDRLPVLGGDAEVLCMDYNRSEATTASPKSFPAKPTLPGPPGAPSSGGECPSGGPSVCTCREPFVPILKESHPLYNKVRTGQVPNCAVPCYQPSFSPDERTFATFWIGLWSVLCFISTSTTVATFLIDMERFRYPERPIIFLSACYLCVSLGFLVRLVVGHASVACSREHSHIHYETTGPALCTVVFLLVYFFGMASSIWWVILSLTWFLAAGMKWGNEAIAGYAQYFHLAAWLIPSVKSITALALSSVDGDPVAGICYVGNQNLNSLRGFVLGPLVLYLLVGTLFLLAGFVSLFRIRSVIKQGGTKTDKLEKLMIRIGIFTLLYTVPASIVVACYLYEQHYRESWEAALTCACPGPDAGQPRAKPEYWVLMLKYFMCLVVGITSGVWIWSGKTLESWRRFTSRCCCSSRRGHKSGGAMAAGDYAEASAALTGRTGPPGPTAAYHKQVSLSHV; from the coding sequence ATGGCTCGGCCCGACCCGTCCGCGCCGCcctctcttctgctgctgctgctggcgcAGCTGGTGGGCCGGGCAGCGGCCGCCTCCAAGGCTCCGGTGTGCCAGGAAATCACGGTGCCCATGTGCCGCGGCATCGGCTACAACCTGACGCACATGCCCAACCAGTTCAACCATGACACGCAGGACGAGGCAGGCCTGGAGGTGCACCAATTCTGGCCACTGGTGGAGATCCACTGCTCACCGGACCTGCGCTTCTTCCTGTGCTCCATGTACACGCCCATCTGCTTGCCTGACTACCACAAGCCGCTACCACCGTGCCGCTCCGTGTGCGAGCGCGCCAAGGCCGGCTGCTCGCCGCTCATGCGCCAGTACGGCTTCGCCTGGCCCGAGCGCATGAGTTGCGACCGCCTCCCTGTGCTGGGCGGCGACGCCGAGGTTCTGTGCATGGATTATAACCGAAGCGAAGCCACCACCGCGTCCCCTAAGTCCTTCCCGGCCAAACCCACactcccaggaccaccaggggCGCCATCTTCCGGGGGCGAGTGCCCTTCGGGAGGCCCGTCTGTGTGCACGTGCCGAGAGCCCTTCGTGCCCATCCTGAAGGAGTCACACCCGCTCTACAACAAGGTGCGCACCGGCCAAGTGCCCAACTGCGCGGTGCCCTGCTACCAGCCGTCCTTCAGCCCGGACGAGCGCACGTTCGCCACCTTCTGGATTGGCCTGTGGTCTGTGCTGTGCTTCATCTCCACGTCCACCACCGTCGCCACCTTCCTCATCGACATGGAACGATTCCGCTACCCTGAGCGCCCCATCATCTTCCTGTCTGCGTGCTACCTGTGTGTGTCACTGGGATTCTTGGTGCGCCTGGTCGTGGGCCATGCCAGCGTCGCCTGCAGCCGTGAGCACAGCCACATTCACTATGAAACTACCGGCCCTGCGCTGTGCACGGTTGTCTTCCTCTTAGTCTACTTCTTTGGCATGGCCAGCTCCATCTGGTGGGTCATCCTGTCGCTCACCTGGTTCTTGGCGGCTGGCATGAAATGGGGCAATGAAGCCATAGCAGGCTATGCACAGTACTTCCACCTCGCTGCCTGGCTCATCCCCAGCGTCAAGTCCATTACAGCGCTGGCACTGAGCTCCGTGGACGGGGACCCAGTGGCTGGCATCTGCTATGTGGGCAACCAAAACCTGAACTCGCTACGAGGCTTTGTCTTGGGCCCACTGGTACTGTACCTGTTGGTGGGCACGCTCTTCCTCCTGGCAGGCTTCGTGTCACTCTTCCGCATCCGGAGCGTCATCAAGCAGGGTGGCACTAAGACGGACAAGCTGGAGAAACTCATGATCCGCATCGGCATCTTCACTCTGCTCTACACGGTGCCAGCCAGCATTGTGGTGGCCTGCTACCTGTATGAGCAGCACTACCGGGAGAGCTGGGAGGCAGCCCTCACCTGCGCGTGTCCGGGACCAGACGCTGGCCAACCGCGCGCCAAACCCGAGTACTGGGTGCTCATGCTCAAGTACTTCATGTGTCTGGTGGTGGGCATCACGTCGGGAGTTTGGATCTGGTCCGGCAAGACCCTGGAGTCTTGGCGGCGTTtcaccagccgctgctgctgcagctCTCGGCGGGGCCACAAGAGCGGTGGCGCTATGGCCGCGGGAGACTATGCGGAGGCCAGCGCCGCGCTCACCGGCAGGACCGGGCCGCCCGGCCCCACCGCCGCATACCACAAGCAAGTGTCCCTGTCGCACGTATAG